From the Kribbella sp. CA-293567 genome, the window GGATGGTGTGGGACAACGGCATCGCGCCGTCGCTGGTGGTCGCTCACGGCGTACCGGATCAGGGCTACCGGTACGTCGGTGACGAGCGCTCGCTCGGCGTCGCCGTCAACGAGCCCGTCCGGCGCTGGCACGTGGCCGGCCTGGACCTGGTGGCGGAGGTCGCGACCCGTGTACCGGTCGCTGTCTACGGGTTGGGCGCCGACGAGTTGCGCGGCCGGATCGGCGAAGGTCTTGCCGCGGTGGACGACCTGTCCCAGCAGGAGCTGCACCAGCGGCTGGCGCGTCACTTCGCCTACCTGCACCCGTTCCGCTGGACCAGCCTCGGACTGTCGCTGATCGAGGCGATGACGCTGGGCGCTCCGGTACTCGTGAACGGTTCGACCGCGGCCTACGAGGCAGTGGCACCGGGGACCGGCCTGGTGAGCACGAACCCCGACCGGCTGGCGGAGACCGCACGACGGTGGCTGGCCGATCCCGACGAAGCCCGAGAGGTAGGCCGGGCGGCTCGCGACCACGCGCTGCGCGCCTTCGGCCTGATCAGGTTCCTGGACGACTGGGACCGATTGCTGAAAGAGGTTTGCCGATGAGAATTGCGATGGTTTCCGAGCATGCCAGTCCGCTGGCCGTGCTGGGCGGGGCCGACGCCGGTGGCCAGAACGTGCACGTCGCCGCGCTGGCGCTGGCGCTGGCCGAGCTGGGCCACGAGGTCGAGGTCTACACCCGGCGCGACGACGTCAGCTCGGCCGAGACCGTCCCGCTCGGTCCCGGGGTGGACGTGATCCACGTACCGGCCGGACCACCCCGAGCCATTCCGAAGGACGAGTTGCACGCCTACATGCCGGCCTTCGGTGACTGGCTCGCGTCCCGTTGGCTGCGTCGCCGTCCGGAGGTGGTGCATGCGCACTTCTGGATGTCCGGCCTGGCGTGCGCCCAGGCCCGGCGGTCGATCGACTTCCCGTTCGCGCAGACGTTCCACGCGCTCGGAGTGGTGAAGCGCCGCCACCAAGGGGCCGACGACACCAGCCCGCCGGAGCGGCAGCCCGCCGAGAAGCGGCTGGCCTACGTCACGGACGCGGTGATCGCGACCGCCACCGAAGAAGTCCACGAGTTGCTCAGGCTCGGCGCCCGGCCGGAATCGCTGCACGTCGTTCCGTGCGGAGTGGAGCTCTTCGAAGGCACGACGGCCACCGACGGCTGGTGGAACCAGGCCGGCGGGCGGGTCCTCTCGCTCGGCCGGCTGGTCGAGCGCAAGGGCGTGGACACCGTGATCGCGGCGATGGCCGCGCTGCCGGACGCGGAACTGGTGGTCGCGGGTGGTCCGGCCGGGAGCTTCGAGAGCGATCCGGAGGTCCGCCGGTTGCGTCGGCTGGCACAACGGCTCGGAGTAGCGGATCGGGTTCGTCTGGTGGGCGCGGTGACGCGTGACCAGGTGCCCGGGCTGCTGCGCTCGGCCGACGTGGTCGCCTGCACCCCGTGGTACGAGCCGTTCGGGATCGTGCCGCTGGAAGCGATGGCCTGCGCGCGTCCGGTGGTCGGATCGGCCGTCGGTGGACTCCTCGACACGGTCGTCGACGGCGTCACCGGGATCCTGGTGCCACCGAAGGAACCCGGCCGGCTGGCCGAGGCTCTCGGCGGGTTGCTCGCCGACCCCGAACAGCGCCGGCGGCTCGGTCTGGCCGGCGCGACCCGAGTCGCGGAGAAGTACACCTGGGCAGCGGTCGCCGCCGAGACCGAAGCGGTCTACCGGCAGATCACGACCGCCAAATCGATCGTCGTGGGGAGAGCACACTGATGACACGTTTCGGGAGCGTCAGCGAACACCTGGAACATCTCCGGCTGGGACTGGCCAGCCTGGACCGCCAGTCGGCACTGGTCGACAGCTGGGGGCAGCAGCTCACCACGGCGTTCGTCTCCGGCCAGAAACTACTTGCTGCAGGCAACGGTGGAAGCGCCGCCGAGGCCCAGCACCTGACCGCCGAGCTGGTCGGCCGGTTCGAGGGTGACCGGGAGCCGTTGCCCGCGATCGCTTTGCACGTGGAGACCTCGACACTGACGGCGATCTGCAACGACTTCGGGCCGGAGACCATCTTCGCCCGCCAGGTCGGGGCCCACGGCCGCTCGGGCGACGTGCTGGTGCTGCTGTCCACCAGCGGCCGGAGCCCGAACCTGATCGAGGCCGCCAAGAAAGCCAAGGAACGCGGTCTGCGGGTGTGGGCACTGACCGGCCCACGGGACAACCCACTGGCGGAACTGGCGGACGAGACGCTGGCCGTGGAGTGCTCCGCCCCCACGGCGGTCCAGGAGGTTCACCTGGTCGCGGTGCATGCGCTGTGCTCGGCGGTGGAGCGTTATCTGCCGTCGGCACGCTGGGCCGCGATCACGACGGAGGTGTCGCAATGACCGTCCGGGTGGTCGTCGTCGGCGACGTCCTGCTGGACCGCGACATCGAGGGTGACGTCCGGCGGGTCTGTCCGGACGCCCCGGTGCCGGTGGTCGACGTCGACCGGACGACGGAACGAGCAGGGGGTGCCGGGCTGGTCGCGACGCTTCTCGACCGCCCGGGAGTCTCACCGCATCTGGTGACAGCGATCGCGGACGACGAACCAGGCGAGAGACTGCTGGGGCTGCTCGACCGGCGGCTGCAGGTCAGCCCGATCCTCAGTGCCTCCGCGACCCGCTGCAAGACGCGGGTGCGCAGTGCCGGCCAGTCCTTGCTGCGGATCGACGCCGCGCCCACTGCGGAGGTGGGCGACGACTGCGATCTGGCGGCCTTGGAGGCGGCCCTGAACGACGCCGATGTCGTGCTCGTGTCGGACTATGCCGGCGGGGTGGTCAGCCACCCCGAGGTTCGCGCCGCGCTGGAGCGGTGCGCGTTGCGGCGTCCGATGATCTGGGATCCGCATCCGCGGGGCAGCGAACCGGTTCCGGGGGTGACCGTGGTGACGCCGAACCGGAGCGAGGCGGTGCAGTTCGGTACGTCGCAGGAACCGGACCAGCTCGCCGTCGAGCTCCGGGACCGCTGGCGGGCCTGGTCTCTGGCCGTCACCGACGGATGCCACGGGGTCTACGTGGCGGCCGGGGACGGACCTCTGTTCACCCCTGCTCCGTTCCAGTACCAGGGTGATTCCTGTGGGGCGGGGGATCGCTTCGCGGGCACGGTCGCGGTCGAGATCGGCAGCGGCGCGACGGTCAGCACGGCCGTCGAGGCCGCGGTCAAGGACACGGCGGCCTGGCTGGCCCTGGGCGGGGTCACCCCGGCCCCTGAACCCGAGGCCGATCGCGAACCAGGACCACTGGAGGCGTTCGCAGTCGCCGAGAAAATCCGGGCGGCGGGCGGTTCCGTCGTGGCCACCGGCGGCTGTTTCGATATCCTGCACGCCGGCCATATCGCGAGTCTGGAGGCCGCCAGCCGGCTCGGTGACGCCCTGATCGTGCTGGTGAACTCCGACGAGAGCGTCCGGCGGCTGAAGGGCAGCGGCCGCCCGGTGAACTCCGAAGCGGACCGCTGCCAGGTACTGCGCTCGCTGCGCTTCGTCGACGCCGTCGTGGTCTTCGACGGCGACGACCCGATCGCGGCCCTGCGCGAGCTGCGCCCCGACGTCTGGGCCAAGGGCGGCGACTACACCGCCGACATGTTGCCCGAGGCACCGATCATCGCCGGCTGGGGCGGCCGGGTGGTCCTGGTTCCGTTCCTGCCCGGTCGATCCACTACCGCGATCCTCGAAGGAGGACGAATTTCATGAGTTTCGAGCGAGTCGCCGTCACCGGTGGAGCAAGCGGCCTGGGAGCCGCCGTGGTCCGGGCCGTCCGCAAGGCGGGCGGCACCCCGGTCGTGCTGGACCGGCAGAAGCCGGCCGACGACGTGGCCTGGGTCGAGGTCGACCTGAGTGATCCGGCCGCGGCCGAGCCCGCGCTGGCCGCGGCGGAGGAGGCGATCGGTGACCTGACCGGCGTGGTGACCGCCGCCGGCGTCGACGCCTGCGGCCGGCTGGAAGACCTGGACCTGGCCGACTGGACCAAGGTGATCAGCGTCAACCTGATCGGTACCGCGGCGATCGCGAAGGCGGCGGTGCCGCGGCTGGAGCGCTCGGGCGGACGTCTGGTGACCGTGGCGTCGACGCTGGGACTCCGGGCGCTGAGCGACGCGACGGCGTACTGCGCGTCGAAGTTCGGGGTGGTCGGTTTCACCCGCGCGCTGGCGGTGGAGACAGCCGGCCGGATCGGCGTGACGATGCTGGTGCCCGGAGGCATGCAGACGTCGTTCTTCGACGACCGTCCGGAGCAGTACAAGCCCGGACCGGACGCGATGCTGAACGACCCGGACGCGGTCGCGGACGTGGTCATCTACGCGCTGAGCCAGCCGCGCGGAGTGGAGATTCGCGAACTGGTCGTCTGCCCGTCGGTCGAGCCGTCCTGGCCCTGATGCGCGGACCGGTTCTCGTACTGCGAGCGCTCGGCCTCGGCGACGCGCTGACCGGCGTACCGGCGCTGCGTGGACTGCGTCGCCTCTACCCGGATCGGCAACTGGTGCTGGCCGGGAAAGAACCGTTCGGGAGCTGGCTGGTCAGGCTCGGCGTGGCAGACGACAGTGTCGCCACGGCGGGTCTTTCCGGCCGGCCGCCCGGGCGTGGACTCGGGCGGCACCTGGCCGTCAATCTGCACGGCCGGGGGCCGCAGAGTCATCTGCTGCTGCAGTCCGGTGACCCCGACGAACTGCTTGCCTTCGACTGCGCGGCCGCCGGTCACCGGAGCAAGACCCGGTGGCGGGCGGACGAACACGAAGTCGATCGCTGGTGCCGGCTCGTGGCGGAGGCAGGGGGAGCTTGCTCGAGGGACGATCTGCGGTTGCCCCTGGGTGGACGACGCGATGCCGCGGTCGTCGTTCATCCAGGGGCCGCCAGCGTGTCGCGGCAGTGGCCACTGGACAGGTGGCGGCAGGTCGTCCAGGAACTGCGGGGGGACGGGCGGACCGTCGTACTGACCGGAACGGAGACCGAGCTGTGCGCCGAACTGGCGCGGGGGACCGGCACCGAGGATCTCAGTGGCCGGTTGTCGGTGGACGAACTGGCGTCGCGGATCGGATCGGCCGAGCTGCTCGTCAGCGGGGACACCGGAGTCGCGCATCTGGCGACCGCGGCCGGGACCCGATCGGTGACCCTGTTCGGTCCGACTCCGCCGGCCTGGTGGGGCCCGGCCATCGATCCGGAGCGGCACACCGTGCTCTACCGAGGGAGCGGGGTCGGCGATCCGCACGCCGATCAGGTCGACGAAGGACTGCTGCGGATCACCGTGCCCGAGGTGCTACGGGCTGCTCGGAAGCAGTTAGCGAGCGGAACCACGCAACAGTCGAGTCCAGCCCTTCGCGCCAGCCGACCTGCGGCTTCCAGCTGAGCACCTGCTCGGCCAGCGTGGTGTCGGGCCGCCGGACGCCCGGATCGTCGACCGGCCGGTCGACGAACTCGACCGGGGAGCCGGAGCCGGTCGCGGCCACTACGTCGTACGCGATCTGCAACACCGAGCGTTCGTCGGGATTGCCGAGGTTGACCGGGCCCGGGTGGTCACCGAAGGCCATCCGCAGCACACCGTCGACGGTGTCGTCGACGTAGCAGACCGAACGGGTCTGGCTGCCGTCACCGGCCACCGTCAGCGGTTCGCCCGCCAGGGCCTGGCGGATGAAGGTGGGGATCGCGCGACCGTCCTGCGGGCGCATCCGCGGGCCGTAGGTGTTGAAGATCCGGACGATGGCGGTGTCGACTCCCTCGCTGGTCCGGTACGCGGTGGTGAGGGCTTCGGCGTACCGCTTGGCCTCGTCGTAGACGCCGCGGGGCCCGATCGGGTTGACGTGACCCCAGTAGGACTCGGGCTGCGGGTGGACCTGCGGGTCGCCGTACACCTCCGAGGTGCTGGCCAGGACGAACCGGGCGTTGTTCTCCTTCGCCAGGCCGAGCGCGTGCAGGGTGCCGACGGCGCCGACCTTGAGCGTCTGGATCGGCAACCGCAGATAGTCGATCGGCGAGGCGGGGCTGGCGAAATGGAGCACCAGGTCGACGGGGGAGAGGATCCGGACCACCTCGGTCAGATCGGTCGGCAGGCACTGGAAGCGGCCGTCCGAGGCGAGGTGCGCGACGTTGGCCGGCGTACCGGTGATGAAGTTGTCCAGACAGGTCACCTGGTGGCCGTCGGCGAGCAGCCGCTCGCACAGATGGCTTCCGAGGAACCCGGCTCCGCCGGTGACGACCACATGCTTTGCATCCATGCTCCGAGGTACCCCGAGCGAAGCGGTGAAAACGCTTCTCCGGTGGAGGAAGCGGTCGTTTGCCCGGAACCGGCGCCGGGTACAGCGACTCATGACCCGTACAGTCGCTGATGCCCTCGTCGACCGCCTCCGGACCTGGCAGGTACCCCGCGTTTTCGGGTACGCCGGTGACGGCATCGACCCGCTGCTGGCGGCGTTCCGGCGGGCGGACGGCGAGCCGGAGTTCGTCCAGACCCGGCACGAGGAGATGGCCGCGTTCATGGCGACCGGCCACGCGAAGTACACCGGCTGGCCCGGAGTCTGCGTCGCCACCCACGGGCCCGGCGCGATCCACCTGCTCAACGGCCTGTACGACGCCAAACTCGACCAGCAGCCGGTGGTCGCACTGGTCGGTCAGGTGGTCTCCACCGCCCTGGGCAGCGGCTACCTGCAGGAGATCGATCTGCACTCGCTCTTCAAGGACGTCTGCTCGCAGTACGTCCAGACCGCCGTCCGGCCCGAGCAACTGCCGATGCTGCTCGACAACGCGATGCGAACCTCGATCGCGGCGCGGACGCCGACCTGCCTGATCCTGCCGCACGATCTCCAGCGTGCCGACGCGATCGACGACCTGCCGCACGACCACGGCATGGTCCCGTCGGCCGCGGTCGTCGGCAGCCCGCCGAAGGTGGAGGCCGACGCGGACGCCGTACGCCGGGCCGCCGAGTTGCTTCAGCAGGGCCGGAAGGTGGCCGTCCTCGCGGGCCGGGGAGCGGCAGGGGCTGCCGCCGAGATCGCCGAACTGGTCGAGTTGCTCGGGGCCGGAGTGACCGTGTCGCTGCTCGGCAAGCCGGTGCTCGACGAAGGATCGCCTTGGCACACGGGCGTGATGGGGCATCTGGGCACCACGGCGAGCGCGGAACTGCTCGGCGGTTGCGACACCCTTTTCATTGTCGGATGCAACGATCCGTGGACGGAGTTCTACCCGGAGCCGGGCCGGGCGAGGACGGTGCAGCTCGACCTGGAGGCCCGCGTCGTCGCCAGCAAGTATCCGGTCGAGGTGGCGCTGGTCGGCGACGCGGCGACGACGCTGCGAGCCCTGATCCCGCAGTTGCGCAGAACGGCCGACCGGCGGTGGCCGGAGCAGGTCGAGCAGAGCGTGGCACGGTGGCACCGGCTGGCCGAGGAGCGCGCGCAGACCCCGGCCGATCCGCTGAACCCGGAGGCGGTGGTCCGGGCACTGTCCGGTCACCTGCCCGACGATGCGCGGGTCGCCGTTGACGTCGGGTCGGCGACGTACTGGTATGCCAGGCATCTCGCGCTGCCGGCCGGCGTACCGGCTCACGTGTCGAGCTACCTGGCGTCGATGGGCTGCGCGATGCCCTACGGCCTGGCGGCCAAGCTTGATGCGCCGTCACGTCCGGTGGTGGCGCTGGTGGGTGACGGCTCGATGCAGATGAACGGTCTGCTCGAGCTGATCACCGTCGCCGATCGCTGGCAGCAGTGGCCGGATCCACGGTTCGTCGTACTCGTGCTGCACAACCAGGATCTCAACGAGGTCACCTGGGAGCAACGCGAGATGGAGGGCGATCCCCGCTACCCGGCCTCGCAGCGAGTCCCGGACTTCCCGTACGCGTCGTACGCCGAACTGCTCGGTCTGCGGGGCATCCGCGTCGACAAGCCCGACCAGATCGAGGCCGCTTGGACAGCGGCCTTCACCGCCGACCGGCCCACCGTGATCGAAGCCGTGGTCGATCCCGCCGTTCCGCTGCTGCCTCCCGGTCTGGACGACGCCAAGCTGCAGAAGGTCTTCCAGGGCATCGACCAGGAGCCGGACGGGCACGGAGCCCGCAGTCAGGTCCTGCGCAGCCAGGCCACCGAGAACTACCTCGACTAGGACTTGCTGGGATGGGCGACCGCGTCGACGACCTCGGCGGCGACCTCCGACAGCGACCGCTCACTGGTCCTGGCCCGGTGCAGTAGCTGGTCGAAGGCAGCGTCGAGGGTCAGGTCCTCGGTGTAGGCCAGCACTCCCTTCGCCTGCTCGATCACGATCCGGTCGGTCAGCGCGATCCGCAACTGACCGATCAGATGGGTGATCGAGTTCGTCCCCGAGTGCAGGATGACCACGGTGGCGATGTCGGCGAACGCCTGGGCCACGGTCGCGGTACCGGCCGGAACCAGCTCGGCGGGGAAGAACAGGTTGAGGGCGCCGAACGTCTGGCCCCGCCAGCGCATGGGATGCGCGTACAGGCTGTGGTAGCCCTGCGCCTCGAACCGCTCGGCGAACTCCGGCCAGCGGCCGGCGAGCAACGTCGAGTCGGCGGCCACCGGCTCGCCGGTCGCGAGGGTCAGGGCCGCGGGTCCGCTTTCGGTCTGCGCCTGATAGAGCTCGATGCCCTCGGCCCGGTGACTGGTGGCGGCCAGGAACTCCAGTTCCTGGTTGTCCGGCCGGGAGATCACGATGCCGCTCCCGGTCGCGAGCAGGCACCGCTCGCAGCCGGCCAGCAGGTTGGTGATCGTCCCGAGCACGTCGTGATCGGTGACGAGGGCCGACAGCGCGGTCGCCAGTTCCTGGACAGCGCGTTCGGGCAGTTGGGTGTCGAGCCGACTGCTCACTTCTCACCTCCGAAGGTCAGTTCGCGGTCCACCACTTGGCGGGCGGTCTCCACCAGGGTGATGTTGTAGGCATAAGCGTGGGCACGCAGGATCGCCAGCGCGTCGTCGGGGGGCAGTCCCAGCTGGGCCGTGACCATGCCGCAGGCGTGGTGGACCTGCGCGCGGGAGGCCCAGGCTCCTTCGCCGAGTCCCTCCGCCGTCGGGTCGCGGAGCAGCGCGGCGCCGACCGCGTCGGCCACGAACTGCACGGCGTCGATCGGCTCGGGCAGCTCGCGGCCATCGGTCGTGTAGACGCTGATCACCCCGAAGGTCTCACCGCCCGGTCGCATCGGGAACGAGTACATCTGCAGGCCGCCGACCGCCTGCCAAGCGGACCGGGCGAACTCGGGCCAGCGGAGATTGGGCTCGTTCTCCAGCGCCAGGGTGAAGTACGTGCTGTACCGGAAGGCATCCAGGCAAGGGCCTTCGCCGGTCACGTCCTGGAGATCCTCCAACGTCGCCATCACCCGATCAGTGGTCGACAGGGTGGTCCGGCTCGAGCTGGTGTTCTCCACCGTGATCGCCGCGCCGTCGGCACCGAGGATCAGCCGGCTCGCGTCGCACAACCGCCCGGCCAGATGGGCGTCGGTGACGTTGGCGGCGGCCAGCGTCGCGAGCCGCACGAAGAGTTCCGCGCGATCAGTCATCGAAACCAGGCTCCCGTCACAGCCGCCGCTCCCACTCGCCGACCATACCGCCTCCTGGCTCGCGCAGATTCGTAGGTAGGCGAGACAAGTACCCGCAGTCATGCGACGCGGCAGCAGGTTGCGGGGCGGGCGCCGGGGTACAGGCGAGCCATGACAGAACAACCAGGCGAGTACGAGGACCAGGACAGCGAGCCCACCCAGAAGGCTCCCGAGGAAGGCCGTCCGGACGGCACCGTGGCCGACGACGACCAGGACCACGAGCCGGGCGAGCACATCGGGCCGCCCGAGTAGCAGTCGGTGCCGTAGGCATCATTTGGCTCACGGCCGCTGCTCGACCTGGCGGGCGGAACTTCACGGTGACGGTGGCCCGACGCCTCTCGGCGGGCCGTCCCCGGCCGATACCCCGTCATCCGGCCACCGTCACTTCTCGCTCCCTCCGGTGACCCGCGCCGAGGCCTGCCGAAGGTTGGAAGGCCTCAGTACCCAGACCGCATCGCTGGAACCAGGCTCCGGCAAATCCGGTGCATGGTTCGCGGGAACCGGGCCCGGAGTACTGCGTCAGTGGTGAAGAGAGGCGACGACTGTGGACGACCGAGTGGACCCGATGGCGACCGCCGTCGGTCTTCTGATGGTGAGTTACTGGCTGGACGAAGAAGCAGCGACCGACGTACTGCGGGACTGGGCCCGGCAACGCGGCGTCAGCACATCGACGATCGCCGCCAGAGTGATCGAAGCCGCTCGAAGCACCGCCGGGACCGGCTCGGGCACCGGCCCGGCCGACGACGAGTTGACCAGGTGGCTCGGCCCGCGGCTCGACTCGCTGCGAACCCTGGACCGGTCCGGTGAGTGAGTGGACCACCGGCTCAGCGTCGCGGGCGGCGCAGCGCCCGCGCGATCGCCGGCCGCGGACCGGGTGGCTCTTCCGCCTGCACTCCCCGGCGTCCCCACCAGACCCACCAGATCATCGACTGGGCCACCAGGCTGAAGCCGAACCAGAAGTCCTCGATTGGCGCGTGGCCGATCCGCCAGCCGAGAATGGCATCCTCGTCGTAGCGGAAGACGCCCCGGGAGGTGAGCCATTCGTTCGTGAGGAGCTGGAAGAACAAGATGATCGAGTACGAGACCCAGAACGCGCGGCGGCCGAGCAGCCGGGTCCGCAGCACCCAGAGGTCCAGCACGACAGTGACGGCGATGCCCAGAAGTGAAGCCTCGGTGTGAGTCATCTCCGGTCGTCCTCCTCGGCCGCGACGCCTGCCTCGTCGCCCACCGTCCAGCCCCGCACGCTGCGCACGGCCTCCAGCGTCATCACCGACGCCAGTGGCACCACGACGAAGAACAGCAGCTCCTCCAGCGGCAGGCTCGCCAGGGACATCCCCAGCGTGAGCGACTCGTCGAAGACCCAGTGCCCGGCGCGGACGGCCAGGAAGTCCCACAGGGCGAACGGCAGTCCCGCGCACAGCAGCACCAGCCCGAACCGGTACGGCCGGGCGTACACCCGGGTGCGCAACAGCACTTCCAGTGGCAGCGTGGCGACCAGTACGAACACCAGCATGACCACGTACGTCAGTTCACGCATGGCGTCATTCTCGCCGATGCGCCCGAGGCCGCGATGACGAACCCTCGCGGTCCGGCCGGCGAGCTGCGCGGGCTGGCCCGGCGTACGGGAGCGATCTTGAAGGGCCGCGACCTGTCGGCGGCGGCAGCGACGCTGACCTACTTCGGCGCCATCGCCGTCGTTCCGTGGCTGCTGCTCGCCCTGTGGAGCACGACCTGGTTCGGTGGGATCGACGGCGCCGAACGACGGCTGCTCGACCTGCGGGTGCTGGTGCCGCCGGACCTGGGAGGCCGGCCGCGGTACGACGATCTGGTGCACGCCGCGACCCAGCTCGGCGTCATCGGCGCCCTGGTACTCCTGCTCCCGGCATCGTTCTACGGCGAAGGCATCCGACGGGCCTGCCTGACGTTACGGCCGGCTACGGAGCGCTTCACCGGGTGGCGTGCCCGGTTGCTGCTGATGCCGCTGGTCGTGGTCGTGCCGCCGCTCACCTGGGCGATCCTGGCGGTCGGTGACCGGCTGGCACCCCTGTCGCCCGAGGGAGGCGGGGGTGGGCTCGGCAATGCGCTGGTGCGGATCGTGGCGGGCTTCACGATCGTCTGGCTGGCGCTGAGCGTTCTGCTCACGTGGGTGTTCCGGGCTGTCGCCCCGAGCCGGCCACGCTGGTGGGTTGCGGCGGTAGGGGCGCTGGCCACCGGGTCCTGCCTGGCCGGCTTCCTGCACGGGTTCCAGCTGTTCCTGGCGATCCCGATCGATGTCGGGGTTCCGTTCGGCGGGCTCGGAGTGGTCGGTGGGGTCCTCGCCGTCGGGCTGTGGCTCTATGTGCTGCACGTGCTGCTGTTACTGGGCTGGGCGGTCACCCAGGCTCTCGAGGACCGAGTGAGTGCCAACTCCCCGTGGGCCACGGGAGGCGGTCGTGAACAGCTCTGACGGCAGCGTGGTGGATCTGCGGGTCTGGCGGGTGCCGAAGGTGGGGCCGGCCCTGTTGCGGATGGCAGGCGGACGTTCGCGGCTGCGCAGGACTCCCGGCCTGCGGTTCGCCACCTTGCTCGGGACCAGCTCAGGACGTACTTTCACTCCTCGTGACGCCGATCTGCATCATTGGGCCCTGCTGACCGTGTGGGACGAGATCGAAGCCGCTGACGACTTCGGACGCGGCCCCCTGGTCGGCAGCTGGGAGGCG encodes:
- a CDS encoding ANTAR domain-containing protein; translation: MTDRAELFVRLATLAAANVTDAHLAGRLCDASRLILGADGAAITVENTSSSRTTLSTTDRVMATLEDLQDVTGEGPCLDAFRYSTYFTLALENEPNLRWPEFARSAWQAVGGLQMYSFPMRPGGETFGVISVYTTDGRELPEPIDAVQFVADAVGAALLRDPTAEGLGEGAWASRAQVHHACGMVTAQLGLPPDDALAILRAHAYAYNITLVETARQVVDRELTFGGEK
- a CDS encoding ANTAR domain-containing protein; the encoded protein is MDDRVDPMATAVGLLMVSYWLDEEAATDVLRDWARQRGVSTSTIAARVIEAARSTAGTGSGTGPADDELTRWLGPRLDSLRTLDRSGE
- a CDS encoding lycopene cyclase domain-containing protein, with amino-acid sequence MTHTEASLLGIAVTVVLDLWVLRTRLLGRRAFWVSYSIILFFQLLTNEWLTSRGVFRYDEDAILGWRIGHAPIEDFWFGFSLVAQSMIWWVWWGRRGVQAEEPPGPRPAIARALRRPRR
- a CDS encoding lycopene cyclase domain-containing protein yields the protein MRELTYVVMLVFVLVATLPLEVLLRTRVYARPYRFGLVLLCAGLPFALWDFLAVRAGHWVFDESLTLGMSLASLPLEELLFFVVVPLASVMTLEAVRSVRGWTVGDEAGVAAEEDDRR
- a CDS encoding YhjD/YihY/BrkB family envelope integrity protein; amino-acid sequence: MTNPRGPAGELRGLARRTGAILKGRDLSAAAATLTYFGAIAVVPWLLLALWSTTWFGGIDGAERRLLDLRVLVPPDLGGRPRYDDLVHAATQLGVIGALVLLLPASFYGEGIRRACLTLRPATERFTGWRARLLLMPLVVVVPPLTWAILAVGDRLAPLSPEGGGGGLGNALVRIVAGFTIVWLALSVLLTWVFRAVAPSRPRWWVAAVGALATGSCLAGFLHGFQLFLAIPIDVGVPFGGLGVVGGVLAVGLWLYVLHVLLLLGWAVTQALEDRVSANSPWATGGGREQL